Proteins from a single region of Dysosmobacter acutus:
- a CDS encoding TRAP transporter large permease, producing the protein MIFKAILVFALLFLFMMLGTPMAVALGASTVITLLATTSLGITTIATACFSGLDSFPLLAVPFFILAGNLMKFGGLSTKILEFADALVGHIKGSLGMVSVVASMFFAALSGSSPATVSAIGSLTIPTMEKEGYDRAYATAINAAAGTIGVIIPPSIPFVIYGVVANTSISDMFKAGILPGVLIGVALMIVNYIAVSKNGYGLKNHASKKFSLGKLWRTLKETWLALMVPIIILGGIYAGIFTPTESAVVGIVYTLIIGAFAYRELTLATIYDAIRESVLVNGQTMFLVGFSMGFARFLTMSQIPASIAAKITALDNRILVLLMINLFLLVVGCFIDNISSMLILTPIFLPVVQSYGMTPVQFGIVMTVNLCIGFITPPYGANLFIASAISDVPIMRIAKKIMPMIFAMLIVLLMLTFIPAISTFAI; encoded by the coding sequence ATGATTTTCAAAGCAATTCTGGTGTTTGCACTCCTTTTCCTCTTTATGATGCTGGGAACCCCCATGGCCGTTGCTTTGGGCGCCTCCACGGTCATCACCCTTCTTGCGACGACCAGTCTTGGCATTACCACCATTGCCACCGCCTGCTTCAGCGGGCTTGACTCCTTCCCGCTGCTGGCCGTCCCCTTTTTCATCCTTGCGGGCAATCTGATGAAATTCGGCGGACTATCCACAAAAATCCTTGAATTTGCCGACGCGCTGGTGGGCCACATCAAGGGTTCTCTGGGCATGGTCAGCGTTGTTGCCTCCATGTTTTTCGCCGCTCTGTCCGGATCTTCCCCGGCCACGGTCAGCGCCATCGGCTCCCTGACCATCCCCACCATGGAAAAAGAGGGCTATGACAGAGCCTATGCCACCGCCATCAACGCCGCGGCCGGCACCATCGGCGTCATCATTCCCCCCAGCATTCCCTTCGTGATCTACGGCGTGGTCGCCAACACCTCCATCTCCGATATGTTCAAGGCGGGCATTCTCCCCGGCGTCCTGATCGGCGTTGCGCTGATGATCGTCAACTACATAGCCGTCTCCAAAAATGGGTATGGTTTGAAAAACCACGCCTCCAAAAAGTTCTCTTTGGGGAAGCTCTGGCGCACCCTTAAGGAGACTTGGCTGGCCCTGATGGTTCCCATCATCATCCTTGGCGGTATCTACGCCGGCATCTTCACGCCCACCGAATCCGCCGTGGTCGGCATCGTCTACACGCTTATCATCGGCGCTTTCGCCTACAGAGAGCTGACCCTTGCCACGATCTATGACGCCATCCGCGAATCCGTTCTGGTAAACGGTCAGACCATGTTCCTTGTGGGTTTCTCCATGGGGTTTGCCCGGTTCCTGACCATGTCCCAGATTCCGGCCTCCATCGCCGCCAAGATCACGGCCCTGGACAACAGAATCCTTGTCCTGCTGATGATCAACCTCTTCCTGCTGGTTGTGGGCTGCTTCATCGACAACATCTCCTCCATGCTGATTCTGACCCCGATCTTTCTGCCCGTGGTCCAGAGCTACGGCATGACCCCCGTCCAGTTTGGTATCGTGATGACGGTGAACCTCTGCATCGGCTTTATCACTCCGCCCTACGGCGCAAACCTCTTTATTGCCTCCGCGATTTCCGACGTCCCCATTATGCGGATCGCCAAAAAGATTATGCCGATGATCTTTGCCATGCTGATCGTACTGCTGATGCTGACCTTTATCCCCGCGATCAGCACCTTTGCCATTTAA
- a CDS encoding AEC family transporter, whose amino-acid sequence MDVGLLARTLIQLYGMMALGFVLAKANILDDHVNRKLSAMVVTAVYPMMLLCSMMGQPGDRLEALALLGAGFGIYIAMIFFGKAVSWLLRVPPEKRREFECLMVFGNTGFIGAPLAQSLYGNAAFFQMTLLNFAYYFFYNTYAAGTLAPDSGEKRKFRLKDLLTPGFVMTLLAVVLYLVRFDAPPIVRDTLYMVGSMTTPLSMIILGSSLAMYPFRQSVTDPWSYVYCGAKLLVLPAVTFFLSRLLRVNVYFGDLAVLSNAMPAGSMVLMLALQMKRDSGFISRSIFVSTLLSALSLPVLAVLFLH is encoded by the coding sequence TGCTGGCAAAGGCCAACATCCTGGATGACCATGTGAACCGGAAGCTCTCCGCCATGGTGGTCACAGCGGTCTATCCCATGATGCTGCTGTGTTCCATGATGGGTCAGCCCGGCGACAGGCTGGAGGCCCTGGCCCTGTTGGGAGCAGGCTTTGGCATCTACATTGCCATGATTTTTTTCGGCAAGGCCGTCTCATGGCTGCTGCGGGTTCCGCCGGAAAAGCGGCGGGAGTTTGAATGTTTGATGGTGTTCGGCAACACGGGGTTCATCGGCGCGCCCCTGGCCCAGTCCCTCTATGGGAACGCGGCCTTTTTCCAGATGACGCTGCTGAACTTTGCCTACTACTTCTTCTACAACACCTATGCCGCCGGCACGCTGGCCCCGGACAGCGGAGAAAAACGGAAGTTCCGCCTAAAGGACCTTTTGACGCCCGGATTTGTGATGACCCTTCTGGCGGTGGTGCTGTATCTGGTGCGCTTTGACGCGCCGCCCATTGTCCGCGACACCCTCTATATGGTGGGCAGCATGACAACGCCTCTGTCCATGATCATTCTGGGTTCCTCGCTGGCCATGTACCCCTTCCGCCAGTCCGTCACCGACCCCTGGTCCTATGTGTACTGCGGGGCAAAGCTGCTGGTGCTGCCGGCCGTCACTTTTTTCCTCTCGCGGCTGCTCCGGGTAAACGTCTACTTCGGCGATCTGGCGGTATTGAGCAACGCCATGCCGGCGGGCTCCATGGTGCTGATGCTGGCGCTGCAGATGAAGCGGGACAGCGGCTTTATCAGCAGAAGCATCTTTGTCTCCACCCTTCTTTCCGCACTGTCACTGCCCGTTCTGGCAGTTTTATTCCTGCATTAA
- the gcvPB gene encoding aminomethyl-transferring glycine dehydrogenase subunit GcvPB: MSDTKLRNFHEAQWDESLIFEQSVPGSRSLLVPDVSGQVKGVTGDVEKLLPENLKRKGKPALPELAQPQVLRHYLRLSQETIGQDINIDIGLGTCTMKYSPKINEQFVRSPKFTEMHPYQDDDTAQGVLKIIYDFEQIMKEISGLDSVSFQPGGGGQGIYSNAAVLKKYFEEKGEAEQRTQIITTILSHPLDSAAPATKGFEVISLFPNENGYPSLENLKAVVSEKTAGIFITNPEDTGVFNPIVREFVDVVHEAGGLAICDMADYNGLFGLVRAKELGADMCHFNLHKAFSSPHGCMGPGCGAQCVSEELEKYLPRPRVRFDGKRYYTDYDGPASVGKIRQFHGSLAAVMRSYAWVMSLGRDGLETVAETAILNNNYMMKRVLNEVKGISMSWAEEAPNRLEQVRYSFEKLLKDTGVGAEDVNRHLLDFGFQRFFASHHPLIVPEPYTPEPTESYSKADIDEYVSALKKISDEAYSTPEVVLNAPYNGPISKLENDHISDWRELAVTWRAYKKQNGLA; the protein is encoded by the coding sequence GTGTCTGATACGAAACTGCGGAACTTCCACGAAGCCCAGTGGGATGAGTCCCTGATTTTTGAACAAAGCGTGCCGGGCAGCCGCAGCCTGCTGGTGCCCGACGTGTCCGGGCAGGTCAAGGGCGTCACCGGCGATGTGGAGAAACTGCTGCCTGAAAACCTTAAGCGCAAGGGCAAGCCCGCTCTGCCGGAGCTGGCCCAGCCCCAAGTGCTGCGCCACTACCTGAGACTTTCCCAGGAGACCATTGGCCAGGATATCAACATCGACATCGGCCTTGGCACCTGCACCATGAAATACAGCCCCAAGATCAACGAGCAGTTCGTCCGCTCCCCCAAGTTTACGGAGATGCATCCCTACCAGGATGACGACACCGCCCAGGGCGTCCTGAAGATCATCTATGACTTTGAGCAGATCATGAAGGAGATCTCCGGCCTGGATTCCGTGTCCTTCCAGCCCGGCGGCGGCGGCCAGGGCATCTACTCCAACGCGGCCGTGCTGAAGAAATACTTTGAGGAAAAGGGAGAGGCGGAGCAGCGCACCCAGATCATCACCACCATCCTCTCCCACCCCCTGGACTCCGCGGCTCCCGCCACCAAGGGCTTTGAGGTCATCAGCCTTTTCCCCAACGAGAACGGCTATCCCAGCCTGGAAAACCTGAAGGCGGTGGTCAGCGAGAAGACCGCCGGCATCTTCATCACCAATCCCGAGGACACCGGCGTCTTCAACCCCATTGTCCGTGAGTTTGTGGATGTGGTCCACGAGGCGGGCGGGCTGGCCATCTGCGACATGGCCGACTACAACGGCCTTTTCGGCCTGGTCCGCGCCAAGGAATTGGGCGCCGACATGTGCCACTTCAACCTGCACAAGGCCTTCTCCTCCCCCCATGGCTGCATGGGCCCCGGCTGCGGCGCCCAGTGCGTCAGCGAGGAACTGGAGAAGTACCTGCCCCGTCCCCGCGTCCGCTTTGACGGCAAGCGCTACTACACCGATTACGACGGCCCTGCCTCCGTGGGCAAGATCCGCCAGTTCCATGGCTCCCTGGCCGCTGTGATGCGCTCCTATGCCTGGGTCATGAGCCTGGGCCGCGACGGCTTGGAGACTGTGGCCGAGACCGCCATTTTGAACAACAACTACATGATGAAGCGGGTCCTGAACGAGGTCAAGGGCATCTCCATGTCCTGGGCCGAGGAGGCCCCCAACCGCCTGGAGCAGGTCCGCTACAGCTTTGAAAAGCTGCTTAAGGACACCGGCGTGGGCGCTGAGGACGTGAACCGCCATCTGCTGGACTTCGGCTTCCAGCGCTTTTTCGCCAGCCACCATCCCCTGATCGTCCCCGAGCCCTACACTCCCGAACCCACCGAGTCCTACTCCAAGGCGGACATCGACGAGTATGTGAGCGCCCTGAAGAAGATCAGCGACGAGGCTTACTCCACCCCGGAAGTGGTGCTCAACGCGCCCTACAACGGCCCCATCTCCAAACTGGAGAACGATCATATCAGCGACTGGCGTGAGCTGGCGGTGACATGGCGAGCCTACAAGAAGCAAAATGGCCTCGCTTAA
- a CDS encoding DUF362 domain-containing protein: MDLFKNCVFSDFAAPTLPPTAYDFNLPRFHRIRQEFPDQRVADIDGAVDAEFQREAVRRKIKRDDSVALLVGSRGICSIDRVVRRTVYNIQKLGGRPFIVPAMGSHGNGEAQAQKEILEGYGVTEEAMGCPIRSSMETVLAGYTEAGLPAYADKNAAGADVIVPICRVKCHTDFHGPYESGICKMLAIGLGKHKGCSRIHQETIEDFPRVIPSIAQVMLDKLPVGFAIALIENAHEHLYQIRAVCAEEIMDEEPGLLQLSKSLMPRIQFRDADILIVNRIGKDITGAGMDPNITGRKTGIQFEDYTGPRFQRIIVNGLTEASHGNAIGLGLADFTTFSTLQQINFTMTYTNCTASGDPQCSRLPLVMKDEETALRAAIATCTGIDRRKVKVIRIPDTLHLTEIEVSSSLLAECGEMEGVTVLD, from the coding sequence ATGGACTTATTCAAAAACTGCGTTTTCAGCGATTTTGCCGCACCCACGCTTCCTCCGACGGCCTATGACTTTAATCTGCCTCGGTTTCACCGCATCCGCCAGGAGTTCCCCGACCAGCGGGTCGCTGACATCGATGGAGCAGTTGACGCGGAATTTCAACGCGAGGCTGTGAGAAGAAAGATCAAAAGAGACGATTCCGTGGCGCTTCTTGTGGGCAGCCGGGGTATTTGCAGCATCGACCGCGTGGTCAGGCGTACGGTTTACAACATCCAAAAATTGGGCGGAAGGCCGTTTATTGTGCCCGCCATGGGCAGCCACGGCAACGGTGAGGCCCAGGCTCAGAAGGAAATCCTTGAGGGCTACGGCGTCACGGAAGAGGCCATGGGCTGCCCTATCCGCAGCTCCATGGAAACCGTGCTGGCAGGATATACGGAGGCGGGCCTGCCCGCCTATGCCGATAAAAATGCGGCCGGTGCGGATGTCATTGTCCCCATATGCCGCGTCAAATGCCACACAGACTTTCATGGGCCATACGAGAGCGGAATCTGCAAGATGCTTGCCATCGGCCTGGGAAAGCACAAGGGGTGTTCGCGCATTCATCAGGAAACCATCGAGGACTTTCCCCGGGTGATCCCGTCCATCGCGCAGGTCATGCTGGACAAGCTCCCCGTTGGCTTTGCCATTGCGCTCATTGAAAACGCTCATGAACATCTCTACCAGATCCGGGCGGTGTGCGCGGAGGAGATCATGGACGAAGAGCCCGGGCTTCTCCAGCTTAGCAAATCGCTTATGCCGCGCATTCAGTTCCGCGACGCGGATATTCTGATTGTGAACCGCATTGGAAAGGACATCACCGGGGCCGGAATGGACCCCAATATCACGGGAAGAAAAACCGGCATCCAATTTGAGGACTATACCGGCCCAAGGTTTCAGCGCATCATTGTCAACGGACTGACGGAGGCGTCCCACGGGAATGCGATCGGCCTTGGCCTTGCCGATTTTACCACCTTTTCCACGCTGCAGCAGATCAATTTCACCATGACATACACCAATTGTACGGCCTCCGGCGATCCGCAGTGCTCCCGCCTTCCGCTTGTCATGAAGGACGAAGAAACGGCTCTGCGGGCGGCCATTGCCACCTGCACGGGTATTGACCGCCGGAAGGTCAAAGTGATCCGCATTCCGGATACGCTGCATCTGACGGAAATTGAGGTTTCCAGCTCCCTTTTGGCGGAATGTGGGGAGATGGAGGGCGTCACTGTACTGGATTGA
- the gcvPA gene encoding aminomethyl-transferring glycine dehydrogenase subunit GcvPA encodes MTQYPYIPNSNEAVRKEMLDFIGAKSVEEIYSFIPDEVRMKRPLDLPEAFTSEMDLKKHMDGILAKDSTCDENISFLGAGCYNHYVPAVCDEINGRSEFLTAYSGDTYADHGKLQTFFEFTSMMGELLDLDVVSFPTYDGGQAASTAIMMSRRINGRSTALVPAAMNPSLLSQLKCYCEGMNLVGVASCPNGQLDLEDLKGKLTDDVACVFIQNPAFLGFFEEQCEEIGKLCHSVGAEYIVYADPSSLGVVQPPADYGADISCGEIQPLGIHMSYGGGLGGYLATRQEEKYVMNYPHHLYNIFKNSKGQFGYSRALPERTSYYVREKAIEYLGTCVGLWAVTAATYLAVMGPDGMRELGENILYKSNYAQKKLSALPGVKLPYSASHSFMEFVLNFDAAGKTVAEINKALLAKGIFGGYDLSVQMPEQGQSMLVCVTEKTGLSDIDALVDALKNIL; translated from the coding sequence ATGACGCAGTATCCTTATATCCCCAACAGCAACGAGGCTGTCCGCAAGGAAATGCTGGATTTCATCGGCGCCAAGTCTGTTGAGGAGATTTACTCTTTCATCCCCGACGAGGTGCGCATGAAACGGCCCCTGGACCTGCCTGAGGCCTTTACGTCCGAAATGGACCTGAAAAAGCACATGGACGGCATCCTGGCCAAGGACAGCACCTGCGATGAGAACATCAGCTTCTTGGGCGCCGGCTGCTATAACCACTATGTGCCCGCTGTGTGCGACGAGATCAACGGCCGCAGCGAGTTCCTCACCGCCTACAGCGGCGATACCTATGCTGACCACGGTAAGCTTCAGACCTTCTTTGAGTTCACCAGCATGATGGGTGAGCTGCTGGATCTGGATGTGGTCAGCTTCCCCACCTACGACGGCGGACAGGCCGCGTCCACGGCCATCATGATGTCCCGCCGCATCAATGGCCGCTCCACCGCCCTGGTGCCCGCCGCCATGAACCCCAGCCTGCTCTCCCAGCTCAAGTGCTACTGCGAGGGCATGAATCTGGTGGGCGTGGCCAGTTGTCCCAACGGCCAGCTGGACCTGGAGGACCTCAAGGGCAAGCTTACGGACGACGTGGCCTGCGTCTTCATCCAGAACCCGGCGTTTCTGGGATTCTTTGAAGAGCAGTGCGAGGAGATCGGCAAGCTCTGCCACAGCGTGGGCGCGGAGTACATTGTCTACGCCGACCCCTCCTCCCTGGGCGTTGTCCAGCCCCCTGCCGACTACGGCGCGGACATCTCCTGCGGCGAGATCCAGCCCCTTGGCATCCACATGAGCTACGGCGGCGGCCTGGGCGGCTATCTGGCCACCCGCCAGGAAGAGAAGTACGTGATGAACTACCCCCATCACCTCTACAATATCTTCAAGAATTCCAAGGGTCAGTTCGGCTACAGCCGCGCCCTGCCCGAGCGCACCAGCTACTATGTCCGTGAAAAGGCCATTGAGTACCTTGGCACCTGCGTGGGCTTGTGGGCGGTGACTGCGGCCACATATCTTGCCGTCATGGGCCCCGACGGCATGCGTGAGTTAGGCGAAAACATCCTCTACAAGAGCAACTACGCCCAGAAGAAGCTCTCCGCGCTGCCCGGCGTCAAGCTGCCCTACAGCGCAAGCCACAGCTTCATGGAGTTTGTGCTGAACTTTGACGCTGCGGGCAAGACCGTGGCCGAGATCAACAAGGCGCTGCTGGCCAAGGGCATTTTCGGCGGCTACGACCTGAGCGTCCAGATGCCGGAGCAGGGCCAGTCCATGCTGGTCTGCGTCACTGAGAAGACCGGGCTCTCCGACATTGACGCTCTGGTTGATGCACTGAAGAACATTCTGTAA
- a CDS encoding ATP-NAD kinase family protein yields the protein MASLKTFGLIVNPIAGMGGKVALKGTDGAAALSAARARGARPESGLKAERALKMLLPFRENVQVLTASGDMGQSLCEKLGLPFRVVCRAEGEDTSPSDTMAAARAIADQKVELLLFAGGDGTARNICEAVGERVSVLGIPAGVKIQSAVFALDPEAAGTVAATLARGVPMSSSRREVVDLDEDAYRTGRVSATLYGAMLVPDQPEQLQSMKQSGFSTEADQMAAIAGYLEEHMESGVTYAIGSGSSAKCISQRLGLPYELLGVDVIRDGKLIERDVTEEQLWSYAKDGAMRIIVSPIGGQGFLFGRGNHQFSARVLRAVGKERIIVISPESKVLSIQDHTLHIDCGDPEVNQSLRGFYSVLCGYGYFLSLPCR from the coding sequence ATGGCCTCGCTTAAGACCTTTGGCCTGATCGTCAACCCCATTGCGGGCATGGGCGGCAAGGTGGCGCTGAAGGGCACCGATGGTGCCGCGGCGCTCTCCGCCGCCCGGGCCCGGGGCGCCAGGCCCGAATCCGGACTCAAGGCGGAGCGGGCGCTGAAGATGCTGTTGCCCTTCCGGGAGAACGTCCAGGTGCTGACGGCCTCCGGAGACATGGGGCAGAGCCTTTGCGAGAAGTTAGGACTCCCCTTTCGGGTGGTCTGCCGTGCGGAGGGAGAGGATACCTCTCCCTCCGACACCATGGCGGCCGCCCGGGCCATTGCCGACCAGAAGGTGGAGCTCCTCCTGTTCGCGGGAGGCGACGGGACGGCCCGCAACATCTGCGAGGCTGTGGGGGAGCGGGTGAGCGTGCTTGGCATTCCCGCCGGCGTGAAGATCCAGTCCGCGGTATTCGCCCTGGACCCGGAGGCCGCCGGAACGGTGGCCGCCACGCTGGCACGCGGGGTTCCCATGAGCTCCAGCCGCCGGGAGGTGGTGGACCTGGACGAGGATGCCTACCGCACCGGCCGCGTCAGCGCCACGCTGTACGGCGCCATGCTGGTGCCCGATCAGCCTGAGCAGCTCCAGTCCATGAAGCAGAGCGGCTTCTCCACGGAGGCGGATCAGATGGCGGCCATCGCCGGCTATCTGGAGGAGCACATGGAAAGCGGCGTCACCTATGCCATCGGCTCCGGTTCCTCCGCAAAGTGCATCTCCCAGCGGCTGGGGCTTCCCTATGAGCTTCTGGGCGTGGATGTGATCCGGGACGGAAAGCTGATAGAAAGGGACGTGACAGAGGAGCAGCTTTGGAGCTATGCCAAAGACGGAGCCATGCGCATCATCGTCTCCCCCATCGGCGGACAGGGCTTCCTGTTCGGCCGGGGCAACCATCAGTTCAGCGCCCGGGTTCTTCGTGCGGTGGGAAAGGAGCGGATCATTGTGATCTCTCCGGAGTCCAAGGTTCTCTCCATTCAAGACCACACGCTGCACATTGACTGCGGCGATCCAGAGGTCAACCAATCCCTGCGGGGATTTTACAGCGTCCTGTGCGGCTACGGCTATTTTCTGTCCCTGCCCTGCCGGTAA
- a CDS encoding amidohydrolase, whose translation MPLPVAYVNGRIYTMEAEGDTCTAFVVQDGKFTYCGNDDEARKLAGEVVDLNGATVIPGMIDTHQHLFAYASSLTKLNLKPAKSMRQLKQMLQEYAKNIPAGEWILGVGFDNEKFEDSNAMPTRQDLDEVCADHPVILSRYCLHFFSVNSMGLEKGGVDKNYRPAVEGTVEFGPDGEPTGVMCDSAAADILAKIPNKLASFDAKKDAVEEACRQLNMHGLTGVHAIQGRHCDLMEYTDVYQSLKDEGRLSARVYLSYDELPNCCIRTGLGDDMLKFGFYKLYVDGNMGGRTAFMKEPYSDDPTTTGVANYTQQELTDRVRAGYERGMQVGAHVIGDRAAEMLTTAIETVYHENPRPDPRFRMIHMSILNPDIVERISKLPVIVDIQPMFISTNVKWADSRVGFGERGRYLFAWKKLLDAGIIMTAGSDNPCESYDPMESVYALVNRKNLDCYPEGGWHPDERIGVYDALSMYTRNAAYASFEEDSKGTIRAGKLADFVVLDADIFGIDTMKIKDIKVEKTYLGGNLVYSRS comes from the coding sequence ATGCCACTGCCTGTTGCGTATGTCAACGGCCGCATTTACACGATGGAGGCGGAAGGGGACACCTGTACCGCATTTGTCGTACAGGACGGAAAATTTACTTATTGCGGCAATGACGACGAGGCCAGGAAACTGGCCGGAGAAGTTGTTGACCTCAACGGGGCCACGGTAATTCCCGGCATGATCGATACCCACCAGCACCTTTTTGCCTACGCCAGCAGTCTGACCAAGCTGAACCTGAAACCCGCAAAGTCCATGCGGCAGCTCAAGCAGATGCTTCAGGAGTATGCAAAAAACATTCCCGCAGGGGAGTGGATTCTTGGCGTGGGGTTTGACAATGAGAAATTTGAAGACAGCAATGCCATGCCCACCCGTCAGGATCTGGATGAAGTCTGCGCCGACCATCCCGTCATCCTCTCCCGTTACTGCCTGCACTTTTTCTCCGTCAACTCCATGGGGCTTGAAAAGGGCGGCGTCGACAAAAACTACCGGCCCGCTGTGGAGGGTACGGTGGAATTCGGGCCCGACGGCGAGCCCACCGGCGTGATGTGCGATTCCGCCGCGGCGGATATCCTGGCCAAAATCCCCAACAAGCTTGCCTCGTTTGATGCGAAGAAGGATGCCGTTGAAGAGGCCTGCCGGCAGTTGAACATGCATGGACTCACCGGCGTCCACGCTATCCAGGGCAGGCACTGCGATTTGATGGAATACACGGATGTCTATCAGTCCCTGAAAGATGAGGGGCGGCTGAGCGCCCGCGTCTACCTCAGCTATGACGAGCTGCCCAACTGCTGCATCCGCACAGGCCTGGGCGACGATATGCTGAAGTTCGGCTTTTATAAGCTCTATGTGGATGGCAACATGGGCGGCCGCACCGCGTTTATGAAGGAGCCCTACAGCGACGATCCCACAACCACCGGCGTCGCCAACTATACGCAGCAGGAGTTGACCGACCGTGTCCGCGCCGGCTATGAGCGCGGCATGCAGGTCGGCGCCCACGTCATCGGCGACCGGGCGGCGGAGATGCTGACCACGGCCATTGAAACAGTATACCACGAAAATCCCCGGCCGGATCCCCGCTTCCGCATGATCCATATGTCTATTCTCAATCCCGACATCGTGGAGCGGATCAGCAAACTCCCGGTCATCGTGGATATCCAGCCCATGTTTATTTCCACCAATGTCAAATGGGCGGACAGCCGCGTGGGCTTTGGCGAGCGGGGCAGGTATCTTTTCGCCTGGAAAAAACTGCTTGACGCCGGAATCATCATGACCGCCGGCTCCGACAATCCCTGCGAGTCCTACGACCCCATGGAGAGCGTTTACGCCCTGGTCAACCGTAAGAATCTGGACTGTTACCCCGAGGGCGGGTGGCATCCCGATGAACGCATCGGCGTATATGACGCCCTGTCCATGTACACCAGAAACGCCGCTTACGCCTCCTTTGAAGAAGACAGCAAGGGGACGATCAGGGCCGGCAAGCTGGCCGACTTTGTGGTGCTGGACGCCGATATCTTTGGTATCGACACCATGAAGATCAAGGACATCAAGGTTGAGAAGACCTATCTTGGCGGGAATCTCGTATACTCCCGCAGCTGA
- a CDS encoding TRAP transporter small permease: MKLFKILNNHLEEYLLVLLMIAEVIIVFAQVLTRFLFKSPLAWSEEIARYIFIWLVWIGAAYSTKENKNIKIDILSSKFTGTTKVLADIFTGVLFIALMLFMLYTSGKVTYTVYTSKSIATGSHMPMWIAWFSLPLSMLLMLFRFIQNSVRSFKQKDRTEGAA; the protein is encoded by the coding sequence ATGAAACTTTTTAAGATCTTAAACAACCATCTGGAAGAATACTTACTGGTTCTTCTGATGATTGCAGAAGTGATCATCGTTTTTGCGCAGGTATTGACCCGGTTTTTGTTCAAGAGCCCGTTGGCCTGGAGTGAAGAGATCGCCCGTTATATTTTCATCTGGCTGGTCTGGATTGGCGCCGCCTATTCTACCAAAGAAAACAAGAATATCAAAATTGATATTTTGTCCAGTAAGTTTACCGGCACCACGAAAGTTCTTGCTGATATTTTTACCGGCGTTCTGTTTATCGCGTTGATGCTCTTTATGCTCTATACGTCCGGCAAGGTCACCTACACCGTCTATACCAGCAAATCGATTGCGACCGGCAGCCATATGCCCATGTGGATCGCATGGTTCTCCCTCCCTTTGAGCATGCTGCTGATGCTCTTCCGCTTTATCCAAAACAGCGTGCGAAGCTTTAAACAAAAAGATAGAACGGAGGGTGCCGCATGA